Proteins co-encoded in one Lysobacter solisilvae genomic window:
- a CDS encoding PilN domain-containing protein encodes MNPTAPTRLQDRLGRFRSRLGGTSRGPGGFLAWWGRALAAWLPPQVRQLLGMDRGRLLLQVEGDSLLLRLQRGDEIADLGTVPTLSELVGTDADANGRDLLAPVLGPRLSDLPRWLLLPAATSLRRRMPLPAAAAERLRDVVGFEIERQTPFTIDAVAFDARVVNRREADGPIDAELVAVPRTALAPQLAALGPLAPHLAGIDVAATDGTPLQVNLLDPALRRRTRDPWALWNFVLAAVAVLAIALALYQVLLNRRFAAEMLEAKVKEQTAPAQAAAAQYQELTALIEGQKFLQRKRSETPTAVEVIDELSRRLPDGTFLEKLAIEENRLTLIGLSNEAPALIGRLQDSPLWRNPALAGALQTDPTTHKDRFTLTAEVGPEPKEGARAGSGQ; translated from the coding sequence GTGAATCCCACTGCCCCCACGCGGCTGCAGGACCGGCTCGGCCGGTTCCGCTCGCGCCTGGGAGGCACCTCACGCGGGCCGGGCGGCTTCCTGGCGTGGTGGGGGCGCGCGCTGGCCGCGTGGCTGCCGCCGCAGGTGCGCCAGCTGCTGGGCATGGACCGCGGCCGCCTGCTGCTGCAGGTGGAAGGCGACAGCCTGCTGCTGCGCCTGCAACGCGGCGACGAGATCGCCGACCTGGGCACCGTGCCCACCCTGTCCGAACTGGTGGGCACCGACGCCGACGCCAACGGCCGCGACCTGCTCGCCCCCGTCCTGGGCCCGCGCCTGTCCGACCTGCCGCGCTGGCTGCTGCTGCCCGCCGCCACCTCGCTGCGCCGCCGGATGCCGCTGCCAGCCGCCGCCGCCGAGCGCCTGCGCGACGTGGTCGGCTTCGAGATCGAACGCCAGACCCCCTTCACCATCGACGCCGTCGCCTTCGACGCCCGCGTCGTCAACCGGCGCGAGGCCGACGGCCCGATCGACGCCGAGCTCGTCGCCGTGCCGCGCACCGCCCTGGCCCCGCAGCTGGCCGCCCTCGGCCCGCTCGCCCCGCACCTTGCCGGCATCGACGTGGCCGCCACCGACGGCACGCCGCTGCAGGTCAACCTGCTCGATCCCGCCCTGCGCCGCCGCACGCGCGACCCCTGGGCGCTGTGGAATTTCGTCCTGGCCGCCGTGGCCGTGCTCGCCATCGCGCTGGCGCTCTACCAGGTCCTGCTCAACCGCCGCTTCGCCGCCGAGATGCTCGAGGCCAAGGTGAAGGAACAGACCGCCCCGGCCCAGGCCGCCGCGGCGCAGTACCAGGAACTCACGGCCCTCATCGAGGGACAGAAGTTCCTGCAGCGCAAGCGCAGCGAGACGCCGACCGCGGTGGAAGTCATCGACGAGCTCAGCCGCCGCCTGCCCGACGGCACCTTCCTGGAGAAACTGGCCATCGAGGAGAACCGCCTCACCCTGATCGGCCTGAGCAACGAGGCGCCGGCGCTGATCGGCCGCCTGCAGGACTCGCCGCTGTGGCGCAACCCGGCCCTGGCCGGCGCGCTGCAGACCGATCCGACCACGCACAAGGACCGCTTCACGCTCACCGCCGAAGTCGGCCCGGAACCGAAGGAGGGCGCCCGTGCAGGTTCCGGTCAGTAA
- the gspM gene encoding type II secretion system protein GspM yields the protein MQVPVSKRDRWLALGLLLGLVLLGYFMLVHPWWTVPMQETDAQIENLQERELRLRMQVRQAPQVRQRLEAARAQLQNTPGFLPERSAELATASLVQRLETVVAQASPGKRSCEISNRSPLQESGRETVYEKVTVQVRLRCGTPELTSVLHALEGGTPRLFVNNLNVLGQRVFFNPGEGSSQGGLDISFDLSGYLQPAAGSAAAARPAGARAPAGMTTDTSMPEVDNAL from the coding sequence GTGCAGGTTCCGGTCAGTAAGCGCGATCGCTGGCTCGCCCTGGGCCTGCTGCTGGGTTTGGTGCTGCTCGGTTATTTCATGCTGGTCCACCCGTGGTGGACGGTGCCGATGCAGGAAACCGACGCCCAGATCGAGAACCTGCAGGAGCGCGAACTGCGCCTGCGCATGCAGGTCCGGCAGGCGCCGCAGGTGCGCCAGCGCCTGGAGGCCGCGCGCGCCCAGCTGCAGAACACCCCCGGCTTCCTGCCCGAGCGCAGCGCCGAACTGGCCACCGCCTCGCTGGTGCAGCGCCTGGAGACCGTCGTCGCCCAGGCCAGCCCCGGCAAGCGCAGCTGCGAGATCTCCAACCGCTCGCCGCTGCAGGAGTCCGGTCGCGAGACCGTCTACGAGAAGGTCACCGTGCAGGTCCGCCTGCGCTGCGGCACGCCCGAACTCACCAGCGTGCTGCACGCACTGGAAGGCGGCACCCCGCGCCTGTTCGTCAACAACCTCAACGTGCTCGGCCAGCGCGTCTTCTTCAACCCGGGCGAAGGCTCCTCGCAGGGCGGGCTGGACATCAGCTTCGACCTGTCCGGCTACCTGCAGCCCGCGGCCGGCAGCGCCGCCGCCGCGCGTCCGGCGGGCGCCCGCGCGCCGGCCGGCATGACGACCGACACCAGCATGCCCGAGGTCGACAATGCGCTTTGA
- a CDS encoding general secretion pathway protein GspN — protein sequence MRFDSAGPRTWLLAATALWAVVVLLLALAGMGQKYPLLPDDDSLLRRLPTLPKPVPERLGPLGQYAETASRPLFADDRRPHPFSLQPEGTETQAKAFDYVLTSVLITPAFKMAILKAPDGNTAPLRVRLGEAHESLPGWMLQTLNPRSAVFVGPEGERTLELGVFDGVGGEAPTVASTGPGPNSSTVPTDAMTEPPAPPIPAVAEANAPITTPADPAAPRPSPPQSEQAQMDAIRKRIEARRAQLRQEALQEQQQLRRQNQKPPVK from the coding sequence ATGCGCTTTGACAGTGCCGGCCCCCGCACCTGGCTGCTGGCGGCCACCGCCTTGTGGGCGGTCGTCGTGCTCCTGCTCGCGCTGGCCGGCATGGGCCAGAAATACCCGCTGCTGCCCGACGACGACAGCCTGCTGCGCCGCCTGCCCACGCTGCCCAAGCCGGTGCCCGAGCGCCTGGGCCCGCTGGGCCAGTACGCCGAAACCGCCAGCCGCCCGCTGTTCGCCGACGACCGCCGCCCGCATCCGTTCTCGCTGCAGCCCGAAGGCACCGAGACCCAGGCCAAGGCCTTCGACTACGTGCTGACCAGCGTGCTGATCACGCCGGCCTTCAAGATGGCCATCCTGAAGGCGCCCGACGGCAACACCGCGCCGCTGCGCGTGCGCCTGGGCGAGGCGCACGAGTCGCTGCCCGGCTGGATGCTGCAGACGCTCAACCCGCGCAGCGCCGTGTTCGTCGGCCCCGAAGGCGAGCGCACCCTGGAGCTGGGCGTGTTCGACGGCGTCGGCGGCGAAGCGCCGACCGTGGCCAGCACCGGCCCGGGACCGAACAGCAGCACCGTCCCCACCGACGCGATGACCGAACCGCCGGCGCCGCCGATCCCGGCCGTGGCCGAGGCCAACGCCCCGATCACGACCCCGGCCGATCCCGCCGCCCCGCGTCCCTCGCCGCCGCAGAGCGAGCAGGCGCAGATGGACGCCATCCGCAAACGCATCGAGGCCCGCCGCGCGCAACTGCGGCAGGAAGCCCTGCAGGAGCAGCAGCAGCTGCGCCGGCAGAACCAGAAACCGCCGGTCAAGTAG
- the gspD gene encoding type II secretion system secretin GspD translates to MASRTTLSRPASRRIDLNTLAQRAIASAVLLALAACSTAPVADIRRDANPQALKTQAGTSSADEVVLPARDGVQPLPDTEQGPRPQIRRGTGQVINQQAASAPPPALPTTGGGATFNFEGESLHAVVKAILGDMLGQNYVIAPGVQGTVTLGTPKPVSPAEALNLLEMVLGWNNARLIYTGGRYNVVPADQALASGAVAPRTGAPSLARGYEVRAVPLRYISATEMEKVLKPYARPNAVVSVDNARNIINLAGTRAELENYLRTVEIFDVDWLSGMSVGVFPLTTGKANKVVADLEKVFGESSKSPVAGMFRFMPLDGANAVLVITPQAAYLDDIQEWLERIDGAGGDVQLYSYELKYIKAKDLADRLAEVFGGSRSGGSSSGNGQVSMMPGLESVELRDTGNGSAADIKGGSGDSGSGDSGMSGTGEGMSLGGGNGNAGSGNGTVTLEVNGDRVGVSAVQETNSILVRSSPGAWKSIKDVIAKLDVMPLQVQIEAQVVEVTLSGHLKYGVSWFFENAVDATRVNGGAGLPDATARSFWGDIAGSITNNGIGWTFLGRNAAAIVSALDQVGDLQTLQAPSVLVRNNVEATLNVGARIPISSVTFNPNQGTEGTVSQVQYLDTGTILKVRPRVSRDGMVFMEIVQEISTPGIVPDVNGNVRIDSSKLKTEAAVQSGDTIMLAGLINDSASKDADGVPGLSRIPVIGALFGTQETNTIRKETVILITPTVVRNPQEARDLTDEYGQRFRAMQPLQQKPRDPRKQ, encoded by the coding sequence ATGGCTTCGCGTACCACCCTTTCGCGTCCCGCCTCGCGCCGCATCGATCTCAACACCCTGGCCCAGCGCGCGATCGCCAGCGCCGTCCTGCTCGCGCTTGCCGCCTGCAGCACCGCGCCGGTGGCCGACATCCGCCGCGACGCCAATCCCCAGGCCCTCAAGACCCAGGCCGGCACCTCCTCGGCCGATGAAGTCGTGCTGCCGGCCCGCGACGGCGTCCAACCCCTGCCCGACACCGAGCAGGGCCCCCGCCCGCAGATCCGCCGCGGCACCGGCCAGGTGATCAACCAGCAGGCCGCCTCCGCGCCGCCGCCCGCGCTGCCCACCACCGGCGGCGGCGCCACCTTCAACTTCGAAGGCGAATCGCTGCACGCCGTGGTCAAGGCCATCCTGGGCGACATGCTCGGCCAGAACTACGTCATCGCCCCGGGCGTGCAGGGCACCGTCACCCTGGGCACGCCCAAGCCGGTCAGCCCGGCCGAGGCGCTCAACCTGCTGGAGATGGTCCTGGGCTGGAACAACGCCCGCCTGATCTACACCGGCGGCCGCTACAACGTCGTGCCCGCCGACCAGGCCCTGGCCAGCGGCGCCGTCGCCCCGCGCACCGGCGCGCCGTCGCTGGCGCGCGGCTACGAAGTCCGCGCCGTCCCGCTGCGCTACATCTCGGCCACCGAGATGGAGAAGGTGCTCAAGCCTTACGCGCGTCCCAACGCCGTGGTCAGCGTCGACAACGCCCGCAACATCATCAACCTGGCCGGCACCCGCGCCGAGCTCGAGAACTACCTGCGCACCGTCGAGATCTTCGACGTCGACTGGCTCTCGGGCATGTCGGTGGGCGTGTTCCCCCTGACCACGGGCAAGGCCAACAAGGTCGTCGCCGACCTGGAAAAGGTCTTCGGCGAATCGTCCAAGTCGCCCGTCGCCGGCATGTTCCGCTTCATGCCGCTGGACGGCGCCAACGCCGTGCTGGTGATCACACCGCAGGCCGCCTACCTGGACGACATCCAGGAATGGCTCGAGCGCATCGACGGGGCCGGCGGCGACGTCCAGCTGTACTCCTACGAGCTCAAGTACATCAAGGCCAAGGACCTGGCCGATCGCCTGGCCGAAGTGTTCGGTGGCAGCCGCAGCGGCGGCAGCAGCAGCGGCAATGGCCAGGTGTCGATGATGCCGGGCCTGGAGTCGGTGGAACTGCGCGACACCGGCAACGGCAGCGCGGCCGACATCAAGGGCGGCAGCGGCGACAGCGGCAGCGGCGACAGCGGCATGTCGGGCACCGGCGAAGGCATGTCGCTGGGTGGCGGCAACGGCAACGCGGGCTCCGGCAACGGCACGGTCACGCTGGAAGTGAACGGCGACCGCGTCGGCGTGTCCGCCGTGCAGGAAACCAACTCGATCCTCGTGCGCAGCTCGCCCGGCGCTTGGAAGTCGATCAAGGATGTGATCGCCAAGCTCGACGTCATGCCCTTGCAGGTGCAGATCGAAGCGCAGGTCGTCGAGGTCACTCTGTCGGGTCACTTGAAATACGGCGTCAGCTGGTTCTTCGAGAACGCGGTGGACGCCACGCGCGTCAATGGCGGCGCGGGACTTCCCGACGCCACCGCGCGGTCGTTCTGGGGAGACATCGCCGGCTCCATTACCAACAACGGCATCGGCTGGACCTTCCTGGGTCGGAATGCAGCCGCCATCGTGAGCGCACTGGACCAGGTCGGGGACCTGCAGACGCTGCAGGCGCCTTCGGTCCTGGTACGCAACAACGTCGAAGCGACGTTGAATGTCGGCGCCAGGATTCCAATCTCGTCGGTGACCTTCAATCCCAACCAGGGCACCGAGGGCACGGTCAGCCAGGTGCAATACCTGGATACCGGTACGATCCTGAAAGTCCGTCCCCGCGTAAGTCGCGACGGGATGGTCTTCATGGAAATCGTCCAGGAGATCAGTACCCCGGGCATCGTCCCGGACGTCAACGGCAACGTCCGCATCGACTCGAGCAAGCTCAAGACCGAGGCCGCCGTGCAGAGCGGTGACACGATCATGCTGGCCGGCCTCATCAACGACTCCGCCAGCAAGGACGCCGACGGCGTGCCCGGGCTGAGCCGGATCCCGGTGATCGGCGCGCTGTTCGGCACCCAGGAAACCAATACGATCCGCAAGGAAACGGTCATCCTGATCACGCCCACCGTCGTGCGCAATCCGCAGGAAGCGCGCGACCTCACCGACGAATACGGCCAGCGCTTCCGCGCGATGCAGCCGCTGCAGCAGAAGCCGCGGGATCCGCGCAAGCAATAG
- a CDS encoding energy transducer TonB → MQSKLNLMLLVLAGAMTTGCASSLVTNVGTPVSASAYNKAMADQGRAYYCGNGKCDVPPSLIRATAPHYPAGALAAGRTGWASVLFDIEATGDISNVRLESASAPEFGEAALAAIHTWKYKPARLKGKPVKIGSVRQPIPFTL, encoded by the coding sequence ATGCAGTCAAAATTGAATCTGATGTTGCTTGTGTTGGCCGGTGCCATGACCACCGGATGCGCGTCGAGCCTGGTAACGAACGTAGGCACGCCGGTGTCGGCGTCCGCCTACAACAAGGCAATGGCAGACCAAGGGCGGGCGTACTACTGCGGGAATGGAAAATGCGACGTGCCGCCTTCGCTGATCAGGGCAACCGCGCCTCACTATCCGGCAGGGGCGTTGGCAGCGGGCCGCACCGGGTGGGCGTCCGTGCTGTTTGACATAGAAGCCACCGGCGACATCTCGAACGTCCGACTGGAATCGGCGAGCGCCCCCGAGTTTGGCGAGGCGGCACTCGCGGCGATCCACACATGGAAGTACAAGCCAGCCAGGCTCAAGGGCAAGCCCGTCAAGATCGGCTCGGTGCGGCAGCCGATACCGTTCACGCTCTGA
- a CDS encoding trypsin-like serine protease — MARLLLLALLAVSFNASAIVIRDDVDDSKYRVAASDFPALVDLPGEGHGVLIAPQWVITAAHAVTWQPGIKQVTINGTPRDVERLEIHPGYKKPPQDLLDQALATWDWTLFRVLLSSSDDVALLKLAQPVADVSPVAIRNGEDEFGQVVMFLGKGATGTGVTGYDFSDPHRIELRRAYNRITSAHGRWLCYMFDQPSEALPLEGGSGSGDSGGPILVQAGQDWLLTGLTSWADPQSTLRTPGRYGQVSCNVRLSHYRDWIESVSAAQP, encoded by the coding sequence ATGGCTCGACTCTTGCTGCTTGCCCTGCTAGCCGTGTCATTCAATGCGAGCGCCATCGTCATTCGGGACGACGTGGACGACTCGAAGTATCGGGTTGCGGCATCTGATTTTCCCGCGCTCGTTGATCTGCCTGGCGAGGGGCATGGCGTGCTGATTGCCCCGCAGTGGGTGATCACCGCCGCCCACGCCGTCACGTGGCAACCCGGGATCAAGCAGGTCACCATCAATGGAACACCCAGGGACGTTGAGCGGCTCGAGATCCATCCAGGCTACAAAAAGCCGCCGCAGGACCTGCTTGACCAGGCGCTCGCCACTTGGGATTGGACGCTTTTCAGGGTGCTGCTCTCGTCATCGGATGACGTGGCGCTTCTCAAGCTGGCGCAACCGGTGGCTGACGTTTCCCCTGTCGCGATCCGCAACGGCGAAGACGAGTTCGGCCAGGTCGTCATGTTCCTTGGAAAAGGCGCTACGGGCACCGGCGTGACCGGGTACGACTTCAGTGACCCTCACCGCATCGAGCTTCGCCGGGCGTACAACCGGATCACCAGCGCCCATGGCCGCTGGCTCTGCTACATGTTCGATCAGCCGTCGGAAGCGCTGCCGCTCGAGGGCGGGTCGGGGAGCGGCGACAGCGGCGGGCCCATCCTTGTCCAGGCGGGCCAGGACTGGTTGTTGACCGGACTGACGTCGTGGGCCGATCCTCAAAGCACCCTAAGGACGCCCGGGCGGTATGGCCAGGTCAGTTGCAATGTCCGCCTGAGCCACTACAGGGATTGGATTGAAAGCGTCAGCGCCGCGCAGCCATGA
- a CDS encoding VOC family protein, with amino-acid sequence MTVKRMDNVGIVVEDIGAAIEFFVELGLTLEGRMPIEGEWAGRVTGLRGQRVEIAMTRTPDVHSRLELSRFDAPAIASDHRTDPVNALGYLRAMFAVEDIDDTLARLTKLGASLVGEVVDYEGIYRLCYIRGPEGVLIGLAQEIAQQTSR; translated from the coding sequence ATGACGGTCAAGCGCATGGATAACGTAGGCATCGTGGTGGAAGACATCGGTGCCGCCATCGAGTTCTTCGTGGAGCTCGGCCTGACCCTCGAAGGCCGCATGCCCATCGAAGGCGAATGGGCCGGCCGGGTCACCGGACTGCGCGGCCAGCGCGTGGAAATCGCCATGACGCGCACCCCCGACGTTCACAGCCGTCTCGAACTCTCGCGCTTCGACGCGCCCGCCATTGCTTCGGATCACCGCACGGACCCAGTGAACGCACTGGGCTACCTGCGCGCCATGTTCGCCGTCGAGGACATCGACGACACTCTCGCCCGGCTCACGAAGCTCGGTGCGTCGCTGGTCGGTGAAGTCGTCGATTACGAAGGGATCTATCGGCTCTGCTACATCCGTGGTCCGGAGGGAGTGCTGATCGGTCTTGCCCAAGAGATTGCGCAGCAGACTTCCCGATGA